The proteins below come from a single Williamwhitmania taraxaci genomic window:
- a CDS encoding peptidase associated/transthyretin-like domain-containing protein, whose product MRSVITYIKKLRFLFALIVSITVCQKAATAQSSTVPPLERTVNLNAMNAETRDVLNQISQQADVTFSYSSRAFTPASNINMMVVDKPVRLVLNNLFQGAVNYKVKGRYIILTANHDFGTSPSSVGARRTIEGYITEPISGKKLSGVTIYDKHSMASAITNEYGYFKLTIPEGEYSPDVKVSKAGYLDMALHQTKDAFSFIAVNLSLDSLKQSLGMKKDGPKSDTLRWFPEWLIPRRLSVNTRNLSDTLFRNAQVSFLPYAGTNQLITGNVEINYSFNVLAGYNQGVRKAELGGVLNIVRDSVRYVQVAGVGNFVGKGMRGVQVAGVFNKTQRMDGVQVAGVLNIVPEESRFIQVSGVGNISLMHHIGVQHAGVFNLVNRLDGVQYAGIVNVAKIVSGVQLAGIYNQARYIKGAQLASVVNYADTVSGAQMSFIVNSAKYVKGIQLGLVNISDTCSGVPIGLFSYVKKGYHNLEISADEVFYANVAYRSGVAAFHSIVFAGVKPKTSADPLLTYGFGMGTTHHLTRKLFFDADITAQQMLTADSYLENSHLYKVYMGIEHRFSNNTSLAAGGTFNFMVFDSTDAASVKHLSTLAPYTILDKPNGKGYIHQTWLGWKVAFRFY is encoded by the coding sequence CCGAAACCCGTGATGTGCTGAACCAAATTTCGCAGCAGGCGGATGTAACCTTCTCCTACAGCTCGCGCGCCTTTACCCCGGCCTCCAATATCAACATGATGGTTGTCGATAAACCGGTAAGGTTGGTGCTCAATAACCTGTTTCAAGGAGCGGTAAACTATAAGGTTAAGGGCCGCTATATTATTCTTACCGCCAACCACGATTTTGGGACTTCGCCAAGTTCAGTGGGTGCGCGGCGAACTATTGAGGGTTATATCACCGAACCTATATCGGGAAAAAAGTTAAGTGGGGTAACCATCTACGATAAACATTCTATGGCTTCGGCCATTACCAACGAGTATGGTTACTTTAAACTTACCATTCCCGAGGGTGAGTACTCTCCCGATGTAAAGGTTAGTAAGGCAGGCTACCTCGATATGGCCTTGCACCAAACCAAGGATGCCTTCAGCTTTATTGCGGTAAACCTCTCGCTCGATTCGCTTAAGCAATCGTTGGGAATGAAAAAAGATGGACCTAAGAGCGATACTCTTCGTTGGTTTCCCGAATGGCTAATTCCAAGAAGGCTATCGGTAAATACCCGTAATCTCTCGGATACCCTGTTTCGAAATGCGCAGGTTTCATTCTTACCCTATGCCGGAACAAATCAGTTGATAACGGGAAACGTAGAGATCAACTACTCCTTTAATGTGCTGGCGGGATACAATCAAGGCGTTCGGAAAGCGGAGCTTGGTGGAGTGCTGAATATTGTGCGGGATAGCGTTCGCTACGTGCAGGTGGCGGGTGTAGGCAACTTTGTGGGAAAAGGTATGCGCGGCGTTCAAGTAGCCGGCGTGTTCAATAAGACTCAGCGCATGGACGGGGTTCAGGTAGCCGGAGTATTGAATATTGTGCCGGAAGAGTCCCGATTTATACAGGTAAGTGGGGTTGGAAATATATCGCTAATGCATCACATTGGCGTTCAGCATGCCGGGGTATTCAATTTGGTAAATCGGCTCGATGGTGTTCAGTATGCTGGCATAGTAAATGTGGCCAAGATCGTAAGTGGTGTTCAGTTAGCTGGGATTTACAACCAGGCACGCTATATTAAGGGGGCACAGCTGGCCAGCGTGGTAAACTATGCCGATACGGTTTCGGGAGCGCAAATGAGTTTCATCGTAAATAGCGCAAAATACGTTAAGGGGATACAACTCGGACTGGTTAATATTTCAGATACCTGCAGCGGTGTGCCTATTGGACTATTCAGCTACGTAAAAAAAGGCTACCATAACCTAGAGATATCGGCCGATGAGGTTTTCTACGCAAACGTGGCCTACAGGAGCGGCGTAGCTGCGTTTCACTCCATCGTGTTTGCCGGGGTTAAACCGAAAACTTCCGCAGATCCCCTGCTTACATACGGTTTTGGAATGGGAACCACACACCATTTAACGCGCAAACTCTTTTTCGATGCCGATATTACCGCTCAGCAGATGCTTACAGCCGATAGTTACCTCGAAAATAGCCATCTCTACAAGGTTTATATGGGGATAGAACATAGGTTCTCGAACAATACTTCTCTTGCTGCTGGTGGAACATTCAATTTTATGGTTTTCGATTCCACCGATGCAGCGAGCGTGAAGCACCTATCCACACTCGCACCTTACACCATCCTTGATAAACCCAACGGGAAGGGTTACATTCATCAAACATGGCTTGGTTGGAAGGTGGCTTTTCGGTTTTACTAG